The proteins below are encoded in one region of Hordeum vulgare subsp. vulgare chromosome 3H, MorexV3_pseudomolecules_assembly, whole genome shotgun sequence:
- the LOC123442156 gene encoding protein LIFEGUARD 2-like: MKGCDIEAAAPTGALYAGMAESPELRWALIRKIYVILSLQLLLTAVVAAVVVKVRAIPHFFVSSYAGLGLYIFLLILPFIVLCPLYLYRQKHPVNLLLLGVFTVSISFAVGMTCAFTSGKVILEAAILTTVVVLSLTAYTFWAAGRGKDFSFLGPFLFASLIMLLVFGFIQILFPLGKLSHMIYGALAALIFSAYIVYDTDNIIKRYTYDEYVWAAVSLYLDIINLFMALLTLFSAGDS, from the exons ATGAAGGGCTGCGACATCGAGGCTGCAGCGCCGACGGGGGCGCTGTACGCCGGGATGGCGGAGAGCCCCGAGCTGCGCTGGGCGCTCATCCGGAAGATCTACGTCATCCTCTCCCTGCAGCTCCTCCTCACCGCCGTCGTCGCGGCCGTCGTCGTCAAGGTCCGCGCCATCCCGCACTTCTTCGTCTCCTCCTACGCCGGCCTAGGGCTCTACatcttcctcctcatcctcccctTCATCG TGCTCTGCCCTTTGTACTTGTACCGCCAGAAGCACCCAGTCAATCTGCTGCTGCTTGGCGTCTTCACAGTGTCCATCAGCTTCGCCGTGGGCATGACATGTGCCTTCACTAGCG GCAaagtcattttggaggctgcgatTCTTACAACGGTGGTTGTGTTGAGCCTCACTGCCTACACCTTCTGGGCTGCAGGGAGGGGCAAGGACTTCAGCTTCCTTGGTCCTTTCCTATTCGCTTCTCTCATCATGTTGCTCGTCTTTGGATTCATTCAG ATCCTCTTCCCGCTTGGCAAGCTCTCTCACATGATCTATGGCGCGCTGGCGGCACTCATCTTCAGTGCCTACATTGTCTATGACACGGACAACATCATCAAGCGGTACACATATGACGAGTATGTCTGGGCCGCTGTCTCGCTCTACCTTGACATCATCAATCTGTTCATGGCCCTGCTGACCCTGTTTAGCGCGGGTGACAGCTAA